The Ostrinia nubilalis chromosome 17, ilOstNubi1.1, whole genome shotgun sequence genome contains a region encoding:
- the LOC135079745 gene encoding NADH dehydrogenase [ubiquinone] iron-sulfur protein 5-like encodes MYKINSISPFLRSPMTDITGGVTSHQLLGRCAKQEMEMMDCLEAYGMDRGVKKCSELIDDFSECHNLNKQFKRFVAIRSERNRQIAAGKLTGDNKYVTPKIDSF; translated from the exons atgtataaaataaatagtatcTCGCCATTCCTGCGCTCCCCCATGACGGATATAACCGGGGGGGTTACATCTCATCAGCTCCTGGGGCGGTGTGCCAAGCAAGAAATGGAAATGATGGACTGCCTTGAAGCGTACGGGATGGACCGGGGCGTCAAGAAGTGCTCAGAACTGATTGACGATTTTTCTGAATGCCACAATTTGAATAAACAGTTCAAGAGGTTTGTG GCGATACGCAGTGAACGTAACAGACAAATCGCTGCTGGGAAGCTGACAGGCGATAACAAGTATGTAACGCCCAAAATTGATAGCTTCTGA
- the LOC135079746 gene encoding NADH dehydrogenase [ubiquinone] iron-sulfur protein 5-like: MSISPFLRNPVSDLTGGLISHQMLGRCQKEEARYMECLEVYGLDRGHKKCAELFEDFAECQQMTKQFKRFIAMRTERDRQIAAGKLKGDEKYLSPKIDSF; the protein is encoded by the exons ATGTCGATCTCTCCGTTCCTCCGCAATCCAGTGTCGGACCTGACTGGTGGTCTGATCTCGCACCAGATGCTGGGAAGGTGCCAGAAGGAGGAGGCTCGCTACATGGAGTGCCTGGAGGTCTACGGGCTGGACCGCGGCCACAAAAAATGCGCTGAACTATTCGAAGACTTCGCTGAATGCCAGCAAATGACCAAACAATTCAAAAGATTTATT GCTATGAGGACTGAACGCGACAGGCAAATTGCTGCAGgaaaactaaagggagatgagAAGTACCTATCTCCAAAGATCGACAGCTTCTGA
- the LOC135080262 gene encoding activating signal cointegrator 1 yields the protein MEQWLTEGLSRILGFQVPEDLISYVLSIENEGDLNEYLKTLLDFENPQHKNFVSELVKRKFPSRANSIQRPQKKKISKNKQQKTQDFVSVEAPPPEIEPEAKSKKKTKFVNLYSQEGKNAQVVLLKGRNHCDCQASKHELINNCLQCGRVVCKQEGSGPCLFCGNLVCTPEEQKELNLKTKASAKLKESLMERARPQGWQAALSHRDRLLEYDRTSERRTHVTDDDSDYFSANSVWLNAAEKEKLEKYQQTLHEKKHVSRLAKKMTFDFAGRQVVEDNTIDYDVDEDKIREMSGGSGATAPPGFINHALLGTDGSRDVAPGVNASLLQFDSAVEGQGYAAAVMKAPSLSQAPRVQDPELQEMSDTGRCLSMHQPWASLLVDGIKMCEGQMYAAVLKAPSLSQATRVQDPELQEMSDTGRCLSMHQPWASLLVDGIKMRRASVRGSTEGGVSVPSSKSSGSRTARNERYRPLPLHAPALGLAARGRDQDVSEGQGYVAAVKSPSLSQAPRVQDPELQEMSDTGRCLSMHQPWASLLVDGIKMHEGRTWYSSHRGRLWIASTAKPPDQDTIRALENQYRVLYPEKQLQFPSFYPTGCLLGCVTVDDCLPQEDYQKKYPDGESDSPYVFICSNPVSLRLRFPIKGQHKIYALDKTIHHAAMKCIQKMSKIQAGEANADQWQQFQ from the exons ATGGAGCAATGGTTAACAGAAGGTTTATCCAGAATCTTAGGCTTCCAAGTTCCTGAAGATTTAATAAg CTATGTTTTATCAATTGAAAACGAGGGTGATTTAAACGAGTATTTGAAGACACTTCTTGATTTCGAAAATCCACAACACAAGAATTTTGTGTCTGAATTAGTCAAAAGAAAATTCCCATCCAGAG CAAATTCCATTCAAAGACcgcaaaaaaagaaaatatcgaAGAACAAGCAGCAGAAAACACAAGACTTTGTGTCGGTGGAAGCACCACCTCCTGAGATTGAGCCAGAAGCCAAGTCCAAGAAGAAAACCAAGTTTGTCAACCTTTACTCCCAGGAGGGGAAAAATGCTCAGGTTGTTTTGTTAAAAG GTCGAAACCACTGTGACTGTCAGGCATCGAAGCATGAGCTCATCAACAACTGTTTGCAGTGCGGCCGTGTTGTCTGCAAACAGGAGGGCTCAGGGCCCTGTCTATTTTGTGGCAACTTG GTGTGTACTCCAGAAGAGCAGAAAGAACTGAATTTAAAGACCAAGGCCAGTGCTAAGCTGAAAGAGAGCTTAATGGAACGCGCGAGGCCGCAGGGCTGGCAGGCTGCGCTCAGCCATAGAGACCGGCTGCTGGAGTACGACCGGACCAG CGAGCGCCGCACGCACGTTACCGACGACGACAGCGACTATTTCAGTGCGAACAGCGTGTGGCTCAACGCTGCTGAGAAGGAGAAACTTGAGAAGTATCAGCAGACTCTCCACGAGAAGAAACACGTCTCGCGTTTGGCTAAGAAGATGACCTTTGATTTTGCCG GTCGTCAAGTGGTGGAAGACAACACCATAGACTATGACGTAGACGAGGATAAGATCCGGGAGATGAGCGGCGGTAGCGGGGCCACAGCGCCTCCCGGGTTCATCAACCACGCGCTGTTGGGTACAGATGGTAGCAGGGACGTCGCGCCGGGGGTCAACGCTAGTCTGCTGCAG TTTGACTCAGCCGTCGAAGGGCAAGGTTACGCGGCGGCGGTGATGAAGGCGCCATCTCTGTCCCAAGCTCCAAGAGTTCAGGATCCAGAGCTTCAAGAGATGAGCGACACGGGCCGCTGCCTCTCCATGCACCAGCCCTGGGCCTCGCTGCTCGTGGACGGGATCAAGATGT GCGAAGGGCAAATGTACGCGGCAGTACTGAAGGCGCCGTCTCTGTCCCAAGCAACGAGAGTCCAGGACCCAGAGCTTCAAGAGATGAGCGACACGGGCCGCTGCCTCTCCATGCACCAGCCCTGGGCCTCGCTGCTCGTGGACGGGATCAAGAT GCGAAGGGCAAGTGTACGTGGCAGTACTGAAGGCGGCGTCTCTGTCCCAAGCTCCAAGAGTTCAGGATCCAGAACTGCAAGAAATGAGCGATACAGGCCGCTGCCTCTCCATGCACCAGCCCTGGGCCTCGCTGCTCGTGGACGGGATCAAGATGTGA GCGAAGGGCAAGGGTATGTAGCTGCAGTGAAATCGCCGTCTCTGTCCCAAGCTCCAAGAGTTCAGGATCCTGAGCTTCAAGAGATGAGCGACACGGGCCGCTGCCTCTCCATGCACCAGCCATGGGCCTCGCTGCTCGTGGACGGGATCAAGAT GCACGAGGGCCGCACGTGGTATAGCAGTCACCGCGGGCGATTGTGGATCGCTTCCACCGCTAAGCCGCCCGATCAAGACACAATACGGGCGCTGGAGAACCAATACCGTGTGCTGTATCCAG AGAAGCAGCTGCAGTTCCCGTCTTTCTACCCGACGGGCTGCCTGCTGGGCTGCGTCACCGTCGACGACTGCCTGCCACAGGAGGACTACCAGAAGAA GTACCCAGATGGGGAGAGTGACAGTCCGTACGTGTTCATTTGTTCGAATCCCGTCAGCTTGCGGCTCCGGTTCCCAATCAAAGGACAGCATAAAATAT ATGCACTGGACAAGACTATCCACCACGCCGCCATGAAATGCATCCAGAAGATGAGCAAGATACAAGCAGGGGAGGCCAATGCCG ACCAGTGGCAACAATTTCAGTGA